The genomic region CTCGACGGCCTGCTGGTAGTCGCCGCCGTTGCTGTGCGCGGTGCCGATGTTGTGGTGCATGGTCGCGGCCGCCTCGACCTCGCCGTGCTCCTGGGCGGCGCGCAGCGCGGCGTGCCCGGCGGCCAGCCACTCCGCGGTGTGCCGGTGCGCGTAGAAGTACAGCCGCAGCGAGTCGATCAGGTGCCAGGCGGTCTCCGGCGGCCCGTGCCCGGCGGCGTGGTGCACCGCGGCGAGCAGGTTGGGCCGCTCGGTGTCCAGCCAGGCCAGCGCCTCCTGGCCGGTGGCGAACTCGGGCGCGGGGACCAGCCCGGTGCCCCTGGACAGCAGCAGCGCGTCCGGGTAGAGCCGCCGGATGGCCTGGTCCGCGCCCCGCAGGTAGCCCGCGAACAGCCGTCGGCGCGCGGCCGCCAGCTCCTCGGGGCTGTCCTCTTCCTCGCCCAGGTCCTGGGCGTAGCGGCGCAGGAGGTCGTGGAAGTGGAACCGTGCAGGCGAGTGCTGGCCGACCAGGTTGGCCGCGGTCAGGCGGTCCAGCAGGCGGTCGGCCTCGGCCAGGTCGACATCGGCCAGGGCCGCGGCGGCCGGTGCGGTGAAGTCGGGGCCGGGGACCAGGCCGAGGTGGCGGAACAGGCGGCGGACGTCGGCGGGCAGCGCGGTGTAGGACAGGTCGAAGGCGGCGTGCACCGCGACCTGGTCGTCACCGTCGATGCTCAGCGCGGCGATGGTCCCGGCGCGCAGCTCGTCCCGGTAGCCGCCCAGGGTGTGCCGGGGGTTGCTGACCAGGTTGGCCGCGGCGATCCGCAGGGCCAGCGGCAGCCGGGCGCACAGCTCGGCCAGCCCGTCGGCGGCGCTCGGCTCGGCGGCGATCCGGTCCGGCCCGAGGATCGCGGCCAGCAGGTCCCGCGCCTCCGGCCGGTCCAGCACCTCCAGGGTGAGCCTGCGCGCGCCCTGCAACGCGGTCAGCCCGCGCAGGTCGTCCCGGCTGGTCACCAGCACCCCGCAGTGCGGCTCGGCGGGCAGCAGCGGGCGGACCTGCTCGGCGGCGGCCGCGTTGTCCAGCACCACCAGCACCCGGCGGCCGGTGAGCAGCGACCGGTACAGCGCGGCCTGCTCCTCGATCTCGGTCGGGATCTGCTTCTGCGGCACGCCCAGCACCCGCAGGAAGTGCGCCAGCGCCTCGGCCACGGTCATCGGCTGGCTGCTGGCGTGCCCGCGCAGGTTGATGTGCAGCTGGCCGTCCGGGAAGCGTTCGCCCAGCCGGTGCGCGGCCCGCACGGCCAGCGCGGTCTTGCCGATGCCCGGCGGTCCGGCCAGCACCACGATCGGCGCGGCCGTGCGCGGGCCGGAGCTGGACAGCAGCTCCCCGATCCGCCGCAGCTCACCGGCCCGGCCCACGAAGTCGGCCAGGTCCGGCGGCAGCTGGCGGAGCACGCCCTGGCGCGGCTGGGCGGGCAGGTCGGCCGGTGGCTCGACCGGGCGGGGCGCGGCCAGCGCGGGGTCGTTGACCAGGATCGCCCGGTGCAGCTGGCGCAGCGGCTCACCGGGGTCGATGCCCAGCTCCTCGGCCAGGGTGTCGCTGAGCTGGCCGAACACCCGCAGCGCCTCGGCCTGCCGGTCGCAGCGGTAGAGGGCCAGCATCAGCTGGTGCCAGAACCGCTCGCGCAGCGGGTGCTCGGCGGTGAGCCGGTGCAGCTCGGCGGCCAGCTCGGCGTGCCTGCCCAGCTGGAGGTCGACCTCGATCCGGCGTTCCAGGGCTTGCAGCCGCTCCTCGGCCAGCCGGGGCGCCTCGTCCCGGCGCAGCGCGTCCGAGGGCACCCCGGACAGCGCCTCGCCGCGCCAGAGCGCCAGCGCCCGGCGCAGGCAGTCCGCCTCCCCGGCCGGATCCGCGGCCGCGGCCAGCGCCCGGCCCCGTTCCAGCAGCTCGCGGAAGGTGAACAGGTCGAGCTGGGCGGAGCCGAGCCGGATCAGGTAGCCCTCGGGGCGGGTGTGCACCAGCTGGCCGGGGCCCGGCTCGTCGCCGAGGGCCTGGCGCAGCCGCATCACGTAGGTCTGCAGGGTGCCGCGGGCGCGGGCGGGCGGCGTGTCGCCCCAGATCCGGTCGAACAGCTCCTCGACCGGCACCACCTGGTTGGCCCGCAGCAGCAGGGTGGCCAGCAGCGCCCGGTGTTTTCCGGCTCGCACCTCCACCGGCAGCCCGCCGCGGCGGACCTCGACCGGCCCGAGGATCCGGAAAACCACCTCCTTGGGCGCCGATTCCATGAATTCCTTCCCCCCGTGCCCTGGTTGCGGGCACCATGAAGCCTGGGCCGACCGTGCCCCGAACACTGTAGGCGTCCGCGTTAGTCACACGTCAGCGAGACGACAGCGCCGTCCGGCAACCTAGTTGTCAGGGGGGCCGGGTGGCCCGCGCTACAGGGGGACGAAGCGCGGGCCACCCGAAATTCTTCTCAGCTGTACATGCCGGAGATCTCGGTCGAGTAGGTCTCGTTCACCACGTTCCGGCGCAGCTTCAGACTCGGCGTCAGCTCGCCACCGGCCTCGGTGAAGTCCACCGGCAGGATCCGGAACTTCTTGATCGCCTCCGCGTTGGAGACCGCCTGGTTGGCCTCGGCCACCGCGGCCTCGATCTCCCCGCGCAGCTCGGCGTCCTCGACCATCTCGGCCACGCTGGCGTCCTCGGGCTTGCCGTGCTGCTTCTTCCAGGCCGGGAAGAACTCCGGGTCGATGGTGATCAGCGCGGCGATGAACGGCTGCCGGTCGCCGACCACCATGCACTGGCTGATCAGCGGGTGCGCGCGCAGCCGGTCCTCCAGCACCGCGGGGGCCACGTTCTTGCCGCCGGCGGTGACGATGATCTCCTTCTTCCGCCCGGTGATGGACAGGAAGCCCGCGTCGTCGAGCTCGCCGAGGTCACCGGTGTGGAACCAGTCGTCCCTGATCGACTCGGCGCTGGCCGCCTCGTTCCGCCAGTAGCGGCGGAAGACGATGTCGCCCTTGATCAGCACCTCGCCGTCCTCGCCGATGCGCACCGAGGTGCCGGCCACCGGGCGGCCGACCGAGCCGATCCGGATCGCGTCCTGGGTGTTCACGCAGGCCGCGGCGCTGGTCTCGGTGAGGCCGTAGCCCTCGTAGACGGTGACGCCGACGCCGCGGAAGAAGTGCGCCAGCCGGGCGCCGAGCGGGGCGCCGCCGGAGACCGCGGCCTGGCAGCGGCCGCCGAGGGCGTTGCGCAGCTTGACGTAGACCAGCTTGTCGAACAGCGCGTGCTTGAGCTTGAGGCCCAGGCCCGCGCCGCCGTGGTCCTGCGCCTCGCTGTAGGCCACCGCGGTCGCCTCGGCCAGGTCGAAGATCTTGCCCTTGCCCGCGGCGTGCGCCTTCTGCTTCGCGCCGTTGTAGACCTTCTCGAACACCCTGGGCACCGAGACCACGAAGGTCGGCCGGAAGGTGCCCAGGTCGGCGACCAGGTTCTTCACGTCCGCGGTGTGCCCGACCGTGGTGCGGGTGTAGACCGCGCACACCGCGAGCACCCTGGCCAGCACGTGTGCCAGCGGCAGGAAGGCCAGCATCGAGTTGCCGGGCTGCAGCAGGCTGGGGAAGGCGGCGATGTCGGAGCGGATCTCGGCCAGCAGGTTGCGGTGGGTCAGCTCGCAGCCCTTGGGACGGCCGGTGGTGCCCGAGGTGTAGATGATGGTGGCCAGGTCGTCGGCCCGCACCGCCGCGCGCCGGTTGTGCACCTCGCTGTCGGGCACGCCCTTGCCCGCTTCGGTGAGGCTGGTCACGGCGCCGTTCTCGATCTGCCACACATCGGACAGTTCGGGCAGGTTGCCGCGCACGCCGTCCAGGGTGCTGCGGTGCGCCGAGGTCTCCACGACCACCGCGCGGGCGCCCGAGTCGGACAGGATCCACTCGATCTGACCGGCCGAGGAGGTCTCGTAGATCGGCACGCTGACCGCGCCGGCGAACCAGATCGCGTAGTCGAACAGGGTCCACTCGTACCGGGTCTTGGACAGCAGCCCGATCCGGTCGCCCTGCTGGACGCCCGAGGCGATGAAACCCTTGGCCAGCGCGACGACCTGGTTGGCGAAGTCCTTGGCGGTGACGTCCAGCCAGGTGCCGTCGACCCGTCTGCGGAAGCTCACCGCCGTCGCGAACCGCTCCGCGTTGGCCCACACCATGTCGGTGAGGTTCTCCTCATCGGCCACGGTGGCGGTGGCCGGGACGCTGAACTCTCGCACGTCAACCTCGCTAACGCAGGGAGGGTGTTACTGACGGGTTAACCTAGCTCCTTGTGACGCTGTGACAATAGGGCGTAACCCAGCTGTGGCCGTTATGGCACGCTTTGTCCCATGTCCTCGGTAGACGTGGTCGACGAACTCTTCATCACGGTTCCCCCGTCCACCCTGGCCGCCAGCCTCGCCGATCCGGCCTCCTGGCGCGCGTACTGGCCGGACCTGGAGCTGACCGTCTACGCCGACCGCGGGGCCGAGGGCCTGCGCTGGACCGTGGGCGGGGCCCTGGTCGGCACCATGGAGCTGTGGCTGGAGGCGGTGCTGGACGGCACCGTCGTGCACTACTTCCTGCGCGCCGAACGCCCGGGCGAGGTCCCGTTCACCCCGCGCGAGGCCCAGCGCGAGACGGTGCGCCGCCAGCGCGCCCAGAAGAAGGTCGCGTTCACCTGGAAGGACCTGTTCGAGGCGGGGCGTCCTGTCGGGGTCGCGCCTTAGCCTGCGGGTATGCAGAGCAGCGCGAACACCGTCGAGGACTACCTGGCCGAGCTGCCCCCGGACCGCCGCGAGACCGTGGCCGCCGTCCGCGAGGTGGTCCTGGCGAACCTGCCCGAGGGCTACGAGGAGGGCATGGACTTCGGGATGATCTGCTGGCACGTCCCGCTGAGCCGGTACCCGGACACCTACAACGGCCACCCGCTGGGCTACGTGGCGCTGGCCTCGCAGAAGCAGTACCTGTCGCTGTACCTGATGGGGGCGTACGCGGACGGGGACGACTTCCGGGCGCGGTACGAGGCGACCGGGAAGAAGCTCAACATGGGCAAGTCCTGCGTGCGGTTCAAGAAGCTGGCCGACCTGCCGCTGGAGCTGATCGGCGAGGTGGTGGCCGAGGTGACGCCGGAGCAGTACATCGAGATCTATGAGAAGGCCCGCGGCCTGCGGTGAACCGGGGTGGCTTGCCGGACCTCGGCGAGCATCGGAAGCGGCGGGGCGGGGCTGGGACGCCGTGGTCGAAGTTCGAGCGCAACGCCAAGGCCGAGGCGGTGCTGACGCGGTGACCGCGCTTCCGCAGACCACTCTTTTTCGCCTCCTGACCATCGACGACTACCTCGCGCTGGGTGAGTTCGAGCACGGCTACACCGAACTCCTGGAAGGCCGTCTCTTGCTGACTCCTGGCCTGGCGCCGCGGCACAGCAGGGCCATCTACCGGTTCATGGCCGAGCTCGAACGGCAGCTCCCCGGCGACCTCGAAGCCGTGCCACAAGCCGACATCGACCTGGAACTCGCCCCTCCGGACGAACCCGGCTTCTCGCGGCGACCGGATCTTGTCGTGGTCGACCGCTCCGTGCTGCCCAGGATCGAGGCGGCGGGGGGCATGATCCGGGCCTCCGAGGTCCGCGTGGTCATCGAGTTCCTCGTGCCTGGCGCACAGCGCACCGTCACCGTGACCAAGCGCCTGGAGTACGCCGACGCGGGTATCCCGCACTACTGGATCGTCGACCTCTCCCGCGCCACCGGCACCTTCACCACCACGGTGCCCTTCCCCGTCACGATCGACCTGGGCCGCCTCAACTGATCCCGCCGCTCGCCTAAAGTCGTTCCGTGCGAGTTCATGTGGTCTCCGACGTCCATGGCAACGCCGACGCGCTGGCCCGTGCCGGTGACGGAGCGGACGCGCTGGTCGTGCTTGGGGACCTGCTGGACTTCGTCGACTACCACAACCACGAGCGCGGGATCTTCGGCGCGGTGTTCGGCGCGGAGAAGGTTCGCCAGTTCGCTGAGCTGCGCAAAGGCGGGCGGCGGGGGGAAGCCGGGGCCTTTGTCCGGTCGTTGTGGGCTGGGCTGGCGGATGCCGCGGCGGTGATCGAGGAGGCGGCGCGGGAGCAGTACGCGGCCATGTTCGGGGCGATGTCCGCGCCGACCTATGCCACGCCCGGCAACGTCGACCTGCCGTACCTGTGGAAGGAGTTCGCCGGGTCCGATCTCCAGGTGCTGGACGGGGACGTGGCCGAGATCGGCGGGTTGCGGTTCGGGTTCGCCGGTGGGGCGCTGCTGCTGCCCGGCACCTCGCTGCCGCGGAACGCGCCTTGGCTGCCCTACCTCCGCTCGGCCGAGGAGTTCGGCGAGGCGGTGCTGGAGCTCGGCGCGGTCGACGTGCTCTGCACGCACATCCCGCCCGCCCGGGCCGAGCTGACCTACGACGTGGTGGCCCGGCGGGCCGAGCTGGGGTCCTCGGCGATCTTGCAGCTCATTGACCGGGACCGGCCTCGGTGGTCGGTGTTCGGGCACGTGCACCAGCCGTTGGCCCAGCGGATGCGGATCGGGCGGACGGAATGCGTCAACGTGGGTCATTTCCAGCGGCGGGAGCGGCCCTACGTGCTGCGGTGGTGACCCCCGAACGCGGTAACCTCCCCGCTATGGCCGACCAGTCCACCCAGTCCATCGTCATCGCCGCCTCGCCAGAGGAGATCATGGCGGTGATCGCCGACTTCGTCAGTTATCCCGACTGGGCCGACCAGTTCAAGTCCGTCGAGGTGCTGGAGACCGATGGGGCGGGCCGGCCGAGCCAGGTCCGGTTCAAGGTGGACGCCGGCGCGTTCAAGGACGAGTACGTGCTCGCCTACGACTACAGCGAGGACGGCCGCTCGCTCGGCTGGAACCTGGTCAAGGGCACCATGCAGAAGGCCCAGAACGGCCGCTACCAGCTGGCCGAAGAGGGCGCGGGCACCAAGGTCACCTACTCGCTCACCGTCGAGCTGGCCATCCCGATGATCGGGCTGTTCAAGCGCAAGGCGGAGAAGATGATCATGGATATCGCGCTGAAGAACCTCAAGCGGCGGGTCGAGAGCGCGGGCTGAACCGGCGTCCCGGAGAATCGTCACTCGTGCGTGTCCTGCTGTTCACCGGCAAGGGCGGGGTGGGCAAGACGACCCTCGCCGCCGCGACGGCCGCCCGCCTCGCGGCAGGCGGCCACAAAGCGCTGGTCGTCTCCACCGACCCGGCGCACTCCCTCGGCGACGCCCTGGGCGCCCCGCTGACCTCCGCGCCCGCCGAGGTCGAGGGCGCGAACGGGCTGTACGCGGCCCAGATCGACGCCCGTGGCCTGGTCGACGGGGCCTGGCAGGAGCTGCGCGGGCACCTGCACACCGTGCTGGCCGGCGCCGGGGTGGACGAGCTGGACGCCGAGGAGCTGACCGTGCTGCCCGGCGTGGAGGAGCTGCTCGCCCTCGCCGAGGTCGAGCGCGCCGCGCGCCTGGGCCCGTGGGAGACGGTGGTGGTGGACTGCGGTCCGACCGCCGAGACGCTGCGCCTGCTCGCGCTGCCCGAAGCCTTCGCCGGCTACCTGGAACGGCTCTTCCCCACCCACCGCAGGGTGGTCCGCGGCCTGCTCGCCGGTGTCGCGGGCAGCGCTACGGTGGAGAAGTGGGACGCCGCGGCCGAGGCGCTGGGCAGGCTGGCGGTGCGGCTGGAGGCCCTGCGCGACCTGCTGGTCAGCCCCGAGCACACCAGCGTCCGGCTGGTGCTGACCCCGGAGCGGGTGGTCGCCGCCGAGACCCGGCGCACGCTGACCGCGCTGGCCCTGCAAGGCATCCGGGTGGACGGGCTGGTCGCCAACCGGGTGCTGCCCGACCTGGGCGCCGGTGGCCGGGGCGCCGCTGCCCAGTGGCTGCGCACCCGCCGCGGCGAGCAGGACACCGTGCTGGCCGAGCTGCACGAGGCCACCGACGTGCCGGTGCGCATCGTGGAGCACCGGGCCGCCGAACCGGTCGGGGTGCCCGCGCTGCTGGAACTGGCCGCCGAGCTCTACGGCGAGGGCGACCCGCTGGCCGGGGCCGACCGGCCGCCGCTGGTCTCGGTCAGCGGCGGTGGCCGCGGCCTGGACGCCCGCTACGAGCTGCACCTGGCGCTGCCGCTGCTGGCCGAGTCCGCAGTGGACCTGGCGCGGGTGGACGACGACCTGGTGGTCACGGTGGACGGCAGGCGCAAGCTGGTCGCGCTGCCCGCGGCGCTGCGGCGGTGCGAGGTGACCGGCGCGGCCGCCGGGACCGAGGGGCTGACCGTGCGGTTCCGGCCCGACCCCCGGCTCTGGATGCGGTGAGGCGATGAACGAGCAGAACAACACCGGCGACGGACAGAACCGGCTGGCCGAGGAGGCCAGGCTGCTGCTGGACGCCCTGGCCGAGCGGGCGGTGCCCTGGCTGCGCAAGCTCGCCGCCGAGCAGCCCGGCGGCGAGCACAGTCCGGCCAGCTGCGGCTGGTGCCCGCTGTGCGCGGCCATCGCGGTGGCCCGCGGTGAACGGCCGGAGCTGGCCGTGCGCGCGGCCGACCACCTGGCCGGGCTGCTGGGCACGCTGCGCGCGGCCATGGAGGAGCGGGTGCCCGCGGCGCCGGGCCAGGACGCCGGCGCCACGCCGTCGCCCGCCGGGTCGCCTGAGCCCGAAGCGCCGAGCGCGCCCCGGGTACAGCGGATCGCGGTGGAGCGGGAGTGCTGACTGTCGGCATCGACGTCGGCGGGACCACGGTGCGGGCAGGGGTGGTCGACGACCACGGCTCGGTGCTGGACACCGCCCGCACCGCCACCCCGGCCGGCCAGGACGCGCTGGAGAACGCCATCGCCTCGGTGGTCGGCCAGCTGACCGAGCGGCACGAGGTGTGCGCGGTCGGCCTCGCGGTCGCCGGGTTCGTCACCGAGGACCGGCGCGGCGTGCGCTTCGCCCCGCACCTGGCCTGGCGGCAGGCCCCGGTCGCGGACCGGATGACCCGCAAGCTGCGGCTGCCCGTGGTGCTGGAGCACGACGCGAACGCCGCGGCCATGGCCGAGTACCGCTTCGGCGCCTCCCGGGGCGCGCGGGTGTCGGTGCTGGTCGCGCTGGGCACCGGGATCGGCGGCGCGCTGCTGGTCGACGGCGAGGTCTTCCGCGGCGCGCACGGCGTCGCGCCCGAGCTGGGCCACCTGCGGGTGGTGCCGGACGGCCGCCCGTGCCCCTGCGGCAAGCGGGGTTGCTGGGAGCGCTACTGCTCGGGCACCGCGCTGGCCGCGACCACGGTGGAGCTGCTGGCCACCGAGCCCGGCCTGTCCACTGTGCTGGCCCGCGAGCCGGTGCGCGACGGCCGCGGCATCACCGGCCGCGCGGTGGCCGGCGCGGCCCGCGAGGGCGACCCGCTGGCGCTGCGCGCCTTCGGCGAGCTGGCCCGCTGGCTCGGCGAGGGCCTGGCCCTGGTCGCCGACGTCTACGACCCGGAGGTCGTGGTGATCGGCGGCGGGGTCTCGGAGTCCGCGCCGCTGTTCCTGGACGAGGCCCGTGAGCACTACGCGCGGCAGGTGACCGGAGCCGGCCACCGCCCGCTGGCCCGCATCCGCCCGGCCCAGCTCGGCGACGACGCCGGCATCGTCGGCGCGGCCGCGCTGGCCGCGGACCTGGTCGCCAGGGTCTGAGCGCCTTCGAAAACGAAACGGACCCGGCGCGGTGGCTCGGGTCCGGCAAGTGGACAACGCCTGGCTGATCCGGCGACGCTGCCGGTCAGGCGCCGCTGGGTCAGCGGCCGCCGCGGCGGAACAGGCGGCGGCGACGGCCACCGGTGGTGTTGCGACGGTGCTGCTTCTGCTCACGCGCCCAGCTCGTCTCGGCGAGCGCCTTGGCCAGCCACATGGCCTGGAGCTGATCCATGGAGAGGGACCTGCCTTCCGTTTCTGTATCGGTTCTGACGAGTCTCAGGCTACGCCTCGACTGAATCGGTACACAAACGAGAAACCGCAGTTCGTGGCCCACTTCACCCCGTTACCGTCAGACCTGCGCGCCGTCGTCCCAGCCGGAGTCCGGGGGCGGGCCCTTGCGCATGTTGACCACCAGCCAGCCGATGCCGCCGCTGATCAGCAGCAGGCCCAGCGGGAAGGCGGTGCTCCACAGCATGCCGATCAGGCCGTGGGTGAAGAACAGCAGCACGCCAAGGCCGATCAGCGCCAGCGCCGCGGCCGTGCTGCGGCGCAGCGGCGGGATGGGCGGCGGCTCCGGGGGCTCGTAGTGGCCCTCGTCCTCCTCCGGCGGCGCGGCCGCCTGGCGGGACGGCTGCTCTTCCTCGGCCGCGCGCTCGGGGCGCGGGGCGCGTTCCGCTTCCGGCGGCTCGACGGCCTTGGCCGCGGCCTCCGGGGTCTCCGGCCATTCCGGAGCGCTGCCCTCACGGCGGAGACCCGCGACGATCGCCTCGAAGGCGGCGTCCACGTCCTCCGGTCCGTTGGTCTCCTCCGCGCGGTTGCTCATCACCGCCATCGTCCCATGAGCGGGCCGTGCCCGGCAGACGTCGGAATGGGCCTTCCGGCAGAAGAAGATGGGTGTGCCTGGTCACCTGTGCACGTCAACGCGTGCCTTGCCGTTGTGCGCAGTCGAACTCGCTCCGTAGTCTGGAGTACACCGGCCTGGTCTGGGCTTTGAGGGAGGCGCTTTCCGCGGTGTTGTGGTGGGTGATGAAGTGGGTTCTGCTCGGACCCATCTTGCGGCTGTTCTTCCGTCCGTCCATCCAGGGACTTGAGCACGTCCCGGAGTCCGGCGGAGCCATCCTGGCCAGCAACCACCTCGCGGTGGCCGACTCGTTCTTCCTGCCCCTGATGGTGCCGCGCCGGGTCACCTTCCTGGCCAAGCGGGAGTACT from Crossiella sp. CA-258035 harbors:
- a CDS encoding metallophosphoesterase, translating into MRVHVVSDVHGNADALARAGDGADALVVLGDLLDFVDYHNHERGIFGAVFGAEKVRQFAELRKGGRRGEAGAFVRSLWAGLADAAAVIEEAAREQYAAMFGAMSAPTYATPGNVDLPYLWKEFAGSDLQVLDGDVAEIGGLRFGFAGGALLLPGTSLPRNAPWLPYLRSAEEFGEAVLELGAVDVLCTHIPPARAELTYDVVARRAELGSSAILQLIDRDRPRWSVFGHVHQPLAQRMRIGRTECVNVGHFQRRERPYVLRW
- a CDS encoding ROK family glucokinase, with translation MLTVGIDVGGTTVRAGVVDDHGSVLDTARTATPAGQDALENAIASVVGQLTERHEVCAVGLAVAGFVTEDRRGVRFAPHLAWRQAPVADRMTRKLRLPVVLEHDANAAAMAEYRFGASRGARVSVLVALGTGIGGALLVDGEVFRGAHGVAPELGHLRVVPDGRPCPCGKRGCWERYCSGTALAATTVELLATEPGLSTVLAREPVRDGRGITGRAVAGAAREGDPLALRAFGELARWLGEGLALVADVYDPEVVVIGGGVSESAPLFLDEAREHYARQVTGAGHRPLARIRPAQLGDDAGIVGAAALAADLVARV
- a CDS encoding long-chain fatty acid--CoA ligase, whose translation is MREFSVPATATVADEENLTDMVWANAERFATAVSFRRRVDGTWLDVTAKDFANQVVALAKGFIASGVQQGDRIGLLSKTRYEWTLFDYAIWFAGAVSVPIYETSSAGQIEWILSDSGARAVVVETSAHRSTLDGVRGNLPELSDVWQIENGAVTSLTEAGKGVPDSEVHNRRAAVRADDLATIIYTSGTTGRPKGCELTHRNLLAEIRSDIAAFPSLLQPGNSMLAFLPLAHVLARVLAVCAVYTRTTVGHTADVKNLVADLGTFRPTFVVSVPRVFEKVYNGAKQKAHAAGKGKIFDLAEATAVAYSEAQDHGGAGLGLKLKHALFDKLVYVKLRNALGGRCQAAVSGGAPLGARLAHFFRGVGVTVYEGYGLTETSAAACVNTQDAIRIGSVGRPVAGTSVRIGEDGEVLIKGDIVFRRYWRNEAASAESIRDDWFHTGDLGELDDAGFLSITGRKKEIIVTAGGKNVAPAVLEDRLRAHPLISQCMVVGDRQPFIAALITIDPEFFPAWKKQHGKPEDASVAEMVEDAELRGEIEAAVAEANQAVSNAEAIKKFRILPVDFTEAGGELTPSLKLRRNVVNETYSTEISGMYS
- a CDS encoding Uma2 family endonuclease codes for the protein MTALPQTTLFRLLTIDDYLALGEFEHGYTELLEGRLLLTPGLAPRHSRAIYRFMAELERQLPGDLEAVPQADIDLELAPPDEPGFSRRPDLVVVDRSVLPRIEAAGGMIRASEVRVVIEFLVPGAQRTVTVTKRLEYADAGIPHYWIVDLSRATGTFTTTVPFPVTIDLGRLN
- a CDS encoding AfsR/SARP family transcriptional regulator, giving the protein MESAPKEVVFRILGPVEVRRGGLPVEVRAGKHRALLATLLLRANQVVPVEELFDRIWGDTPPARARGTLQTYVMRLRQALGDEPGPGQLVHTRPEGYLIRLGSAQLDLFTFRELLERGRALAAAADPAGEADCLRRALALWRGEALSGVPSDALRRDEAPRLAEERLQALERRIEVDLQLGRHAELAAELHRLTAEHPLRERFWHQLMLALYRCDRQAEALRVFGQLSDTLAEELGIDPGEPLRQLHRAILVNDPALAAPRPVEPPADLPAQPRQGVLRQLPPDLADFVGRAGELRRIGELLSSSGPRTAAPIVVLAGPPGIGKTALAVRAAHRLGERFPDGQLHINLRGHASSQPMTVAEALAHFLRVLGVPQKQIPTEIEEQAALYRSLLTGRRVLVVLDNAAAAEQVRPLLPAEPHCGVLVTSRDDLRGLTALQGARRLTLEVLDRPEARDLLAAILGPDRIAAEPSAADGLAELCARLPLALRIAAANLVSNPRHTLGGYRDELRAGTIAALSIDGDDQVAVHAAFDLSYTALPADVRRLFRHLGLVPGPDFTAPAAAALADVDLAEADRLLDRLTAANLVGQHSPARFHFHDLLRRYAQDLGEEEDSPEELAAARRRLFAGYLRGADQAIRRLYPDALLLSRGTGLVPAPEFATGQEALAWLDTERPNLLAAVHHAAGHGPPETAWHLIDSLRLYFYAHRHTAEWLAAGHAALRAAQEHGEVEAAATMHHNIGTAHSNGGDYQQAVEHFQRALTLRAGRPKTAATATTLNNLGIAHAVFGRLAEAAGHLHRAVDLHRELGARALAYSTLVNLAIVLADLGQLRLAADQLTEALAFYADHGSRYDQANTEEALAKVHLDLGEHAEAARHAEAALANARAVDDRRTECDTLCTQAALHLAAGEHAAALRAATGSLGLARDIAHASTEIDALIVLTQTHTAAGAAEEALHCGREAERVARASGRRVKVGQALTALAAAWLAADPLGADGLAAALSTAQQALDVHAETGHRLGEARTLLLIAEGLGRGAEAGAAAPYLARARELFTLVWGRQREPAGVE
- a CDS encoding polyketide cyclase / dehydrase and lipid transport, with the protein product MSSVDVVDELFITVPPSTLAASLADPASWRAYWPDLELTVYADRGAEGLRWTVGGALVGTMELWLEAVLDGTVVHYFLRAERPGEVPFTPREAQRETVRRQRAQKKVAFTWKDLFEAGRPVGVAP
- a CDS encoding SRPBCC family protein encodes the protein MADQSTQSIVIAASPEEIMAVIADFVSYPDWADQFKSVEVLETDGAGRPSQVRFKVDAGAFKDEYVLAYDYSEDGRSLGWNLVKGTMQKAQNGRYQLAEEGAGTKVTYSLTVELAIPMIGLFKRKAEKMIMDIALKNLKRRVESAG
- a CDS encoding DUF1801 domain-containing protein, whose translation is MQSSANTVEDYLAELPPDRRETVAAVREVVLANLPEGYEEGMDFGMICWHVPLSRYPDTYNGHPLGYVALASQKQYLSLYLMGAYADGDDFRARYEATGKKLNMGKSCVRFKKLADLPLELIGEVVAEVTPEQYIEIYEKARGLR
- a CDS encoding ArsA family ATPase gives rise to the protein MRVLLFTGKGGVGKTTLAAATAARLAAGGHKALVVSTDPAHSLGDALGAPLTSAPAEVEGANGLYAAQIDARGLVDGAWQELRGHLHTVLAGAGVDELDAEELTVLPGVEELLALAEVERAARLGPWETVVVDCGPTAETLRLLALPEAFAGYLERLFPTHRRVVRGLLAGVAGSATVEKWDAAAEALGRLAVRLEALRDLLVSPEHTSVRLVLTPERVVAAETRRTLTALALQGIRVDGLVANRVLPDLGAGGRGAAAQWLRTRRGEQDTVLAELHEATDVPVRIVEHRAAEPVGVPALLELAAELYGEGDPLAGADRPPLVSVSGGGRGLDARYELHLALPLLAESAVDLARVDDDLVVTVDGRRKLVALPAALRRCEVTGAAAGTEGLTVRFRPDPRLWMR